The genomic DNA GGTAGGAAACCGACCGGAATACGTCATTGTAGGCTGAGCTTGAGATTGGCGACCAACTTGATCGCTTCAGCCCGAGTGGTTGGTTCAGCAGCGAATTGCTCGAAATTCTGCACCATCTCTTCCAGCATCTGCTGGCGGACGGTGCGTGAGGTTTCTCCTTCCATTGTCTCACGGAACCAGGCAAGCCAAGCTCGTTGCTCAGCTGGCATTGAACCCATCATTTCTTTGCGACCACGTTCCAACAGTTCATCTAAGCGCTTGGCATCTGAGTTTTCACGAGACTTCTGTACCAACTGACTGAGCAATTCACGTCTGCGATCTCCACGGGAATCACGATATTGCTGTTCGATACGGATCATCTCAATTTCACGCAAGTAATTCTGTGCTGAATCATACTCAGCTGCTGAAACCGGAACTGCCCGAAATTGGCGGCTGGCATCCGCATAGCGTTGCTCTTCGTAGGCGTCTCGCCCTCGTTGGTAAGGAACACGACGGATCATGGCCAGTGAGCGATTGTACAGCGCAGACTCTGGAGGAACTTGTCGGAAGGATTCAACTGCGCCTGTGTATTCTTTCTGCTCAAATAGGCGCATACCCTGCTCGAAGTGTTGGGCTAGGCGCTGTTGGCGTTCAGCTTCACTTTCGAACAGACCACTGCAATTGCTGAGTAGCAGGGCCAGCAGCAGAGTTCCCAACAGGCGTCGCATTGGAACGATCCAATTCATGATCAGATTGTGTTTTAGGGTTTGCGGTAGGGAGAGAACAACGGTATTTCGCTGAAGCATCTCAAAGGGCTACGCTCTTTCGATGGCGCGCATACCATCGGATCGTCACCAAGATGGAGATTGCTAACAATACTAGGACTATCAGCAGGACCGTCCAAGATAAGAGATCTTTGAGTACAACGACGAAAACGATCGCTACCAGCAACAGCGCAGGCACCTCATTGAACATACGCAGCAGGCGTCCGTTCCAGTGGCAAGTGCCTTCCTCCAGTTGTCTTCTTAGTCGCCCACAGTAGAAGTGATAACCAACAAGCAAAACCACCAAGCCCAGCTTGGTATGGATCCATGGCGGCAGGCCAATGTAGAGCAACATCAGCGTACCAAAAATCATTGTGATGCACAGCCCAGGCCACGTAATTGCGTACCAAAGACGGCGTTCCATGATCGTAAATTGCTCTTCTAGAATCTTTCGTTCCTGCTCTGGGCGACGGGAAGCTTCCTTGTGATAGATGAACAGCCTTCCAATATAAAACAGCCCCGCAAACCAGACTACCACACCGATGATGTGGATGGCCTGAATGTACAAATAACTCGACTGGCCAAATTGATCAATGCTCTGGCTGATTGCATCATACTCATCCTGAAACCAGAGCCATTCTCCCAGGCCTGCAAAATCGCGATAGAACGCTCGGATAACCAGCAGTCCGACAATTGGGATCGCCAGCATAAAGAGGTACACCATATGAAACTCATGACGGTGATGAAAGAAACAGTTTATTGCGTGAGGTTGCGCTCAAGCAAAATCGCTTTCAAGCGGAAAATCAGTCAAGATTTTGTAACTTTTCTATGCAGCCTCCTTTGGAACCAGCCTTGCAGCCTCCTGTGTACATTCTAGAGGTATTCAGAATTCGGTCGCTACTGGGCTTTGCGGCCTAGCCAACACACAATTTCTGTCTGTCACATGTCAGCTTCTTGCCCTGTAGCCACTGCCTTTAATCTTCTCGAAAAAACAACCTCTTCTGTAAATCTTGCAAGTTGGGAGGGGGATCGTTAGAGAAGATGTGCTTTGTACATTAATCATACGGTCCGTGGAAGGCGTAAAACGATTCTTCTACGGAAAACCATCTTTGCATACAATCATGTCTCTCCTCTCTTGTAAATTTTCCAGAGGGGAACGGACCCCAGCCCAATAGTGGTGATGCACGGGGAAGAAAACATGCCCCATCTGGACGCTGCCAAACCTCCGGATAATTCTTCTTCAACTTACCAGGTAAGCCCCTACACACGTGGACTCGCAGAGTGTCTGCAGATGCTGGAGCGATCCAACCTGACTAGTGGACGTGACGAACAAACGCTGAGACATCTCCTCTGCAACCTGTTGCAGGGACGAATTCTAGAGCATTTGCGACAGCGACTGATTGAGCATTTCGAGTTGGATCAGAACGATTCAGGGGAGCGGATTTCTTTGCTGCTGATTGATGTTTTCAAAGAGGAAATTTTTGGCACCTTCCGACGTCGGATCGAGGAACAGCCTGAATTGCTGACACAGATTGCTCAGGAAATTGTCGCCACAGAGACACAAAGTGGTCAAGAGTTACCAGAACAGACCAAGCAACTCTACGAACACATTCTCCAAAAGCATCTGGGCTACTCTGATCTTAGCGCAATCCTGCGAATTTTGCAGGCAGATGAACGCCTGGAAAATCTAATTTTAACCTCTATGCTACACAAGAATGGGATGCACTCCCCCAAGAGTTCCTGCCCAGACAAGTCTAATTTCTTGAAGTTCCCCCGCCAGAATTGATAAAAGAGATTGCCAGATCACCATTCGCCACAGGAAGCAGGCGAACAGCGATAGCAAAAATACGGAAGTGCAGCTTAAAACCAGCCTTGCAATCATCAAGGTCACACCTCCTAAAAGTTCAAAGCTTGGCGATCTACGATGGCATCTGGATGGAGTTGGATCTTCTATCCCAAATGGATTCAATGTACTAAATCAGCCCTCTGGTCGCCGTGTACCATTCCTGCCTTCGACAAAACCTGACAACTTTCTGTTCTCAGTCGTAAACTACCTAATTTTTGACTGCAGCAAACTTTAGCAACAAGCCCATGTCCCTTCGCCTAACCAACAGTCTGAGTAGACAAAAAGAAGACTTTGAAACCGTGCTGCCAGGTCATGTTGGTCTCTACGTCTGCGGTCCCACAGTTTATGGTGATCCTCACCTAGGCCATGCCAAGACCTATGTCAGTTTCGATGTGATCGTACGCTACCTACGGTTTTGTGGCTACACGGTAACCTACATCCAAAATATCACGGATGTAGGTCATCTAGTTGGAGATGAAGACGATGGTGCTGACAAGGTGCTGCAAAAAGCCCGGGAAATCAACCGTCAGCCGATGGCGATTGTAGAGCACTACACCTGTCGGCACTTTGCGATGATGGACCGTTTGCAGGTTCAGAGACCTGATATCTCACCGCGGGCAACAGGGCATATTCCGGAGCAACTACAGTTGATCGAAACACTACTTGCTCAGGGGAAAGCCTACGAACGGAATGGGTCGATCTACTTTGACGTTTCTCAGGACTCTGAATATGGTATTCTCTCCGGTCGCAAGGGAGAAGATATGCTGGGTGGTACTCGGGTGGCTGTGCGTAGTGAGAAAAAAGATCCTCGGGACTTTGCGCTCTGGAAGCATGCGGAACCTGATCATCTGATGCGTTGGCGAGACTGTCTGGGCCAAGAAGGATTTCCTGGATGGCATACAGAATGTGTTGCGATGAGCACACGCTACTTGGGCAATGCCTTTGACATTCATGGTGGAGGCATGGATCTCAAGTTTCCCCATCATGAATGTGAGCTAGCCCAGGCAAGAGTACTTGGCCATGACTACGCACGCTACTGGCTGCATGCCAACCTCCTGACGATCAACGGGCAGAAGATGGCCAAATCTCTAGGAAATTTCATTACACTGGAAGACGCGTTTCAGACAAACAATCCATTGGTGGTCCGCTACTTCATTGTTGCTGGACACTATGGTTCTGTGCTGGACTTCAGTGATTCTGCCCTGCAAGGCGCAGAGACTTCCCTACAGCGCCTGCAACAAACCGTTAGAGCCCTACAGCGCGAGGTTCCCACAGATTTTTCTGCCCCTGGCCAGCATCTTCAGCAGTACCGCGAGCGATTCTGTGAGGCAATGGACGATGACTTCTCCACACCACAAGCCCTTGCCATACTCTTCGAATTGATCCATGAAGTCCACCGCCTGCTTCAGCAAGAAAATACTGCAACAGAAGTGTTCGCTGATGCACTGAACCTGTTCCAACAATTAGCTGGGGATGTCTTGGGACTGCTCCCAGAGACTGAGTCAATCACTCACAGTCCAGAATTGCTTGAGCAGACCATCAATTTACTTCTAGAACTACGTCGTGACTTCCGTCAGCAGAAAGACTTTGTTCGAGCAGATCTGATCCGCCAACGACTCCAGGAACTAGGAATTGAGCTACAGGATAGCAAGGACGGCACTACCTGGGAAATTCCCTAAATCTTTAAATAAAGCTGCATGAGTTCCTGGACCCCCTCACACAAAAACATCTATCTTCGCTTGTGGCGTCTGATCTCTCCCTTCAAGGGATGGGTTCTTTTCAGCATCATCTGCATGGGTGGCTACAACATTTTCTCTGCAGCCCCGGCCTACTACGCCAAGGATATTGTTGATGCACTGGCCTACGGTGACAAACCAGAGCTCAGTCAATTTTTTCTAGTGGGATTTGGCCTAATCCTGATTTTCTTCTTCAAAGGTGCCTTCCACTTTGGAAACAACTACGGGTTGGGTCACCTAATCCAAAAATTGTTAACCAGGCTGCGGCAGGATCTCTTCGATCACCTACTCACACTCAGTTTTTCCTTCTACTCTCGCTCCAAAACTGGCGACTTGATGTCGCGCTTCACCAATGACCTCAACACCTTCCAGAATACGTTGCATGTTGGAGTGACCGGACCTTTTCGTGATTTCCCACAGATATTCTTACTACTCGGTCTAATGCTCTACCGTAGCTGGGAATTGTCACTCACCACGCTGGTCATCATTCCGATCGCGCTTTACTTCATTCAAATATTTGGCAAGCGCAACAGCGAGGCTGTCAATGACCGTCAACTTAGTTTCAGTGACCTAAGTACTCTGTTGATGGAGACAATCTCAGGGATTCGTGTTGTCAAGGCCTTCGGGATGGAAAAATACGAATCACAGCGTTTTGATAGAGCCAATGAGCGACTCTATGACAACCAAATGCGATCCATTCTGATTAGCTCTTATTCCACGCCCGTCATCGAAGTGATTGGAGCTGCCGCTGGAGCAACTATCGTTGCGCATGGTGGTTACCTGATCATTCACGGACAGATCACAGCAGGTGACTTTACT from SAR324 cluster bacterium includes the following:
- the hemJ gene encoding protoporphyrinogen oxidase HemJ; protein product: MVYLFMLAIPIVGLLVIRAFYRDFAGLGEWLWFQDEYDAISQSIDQFGQSSYLYIQAIHIIGVVVWFAGLFYIGRLFIYHKEASRRPEQERKILEEQFTIMERRLWYAITWPGLCITMIFGTLMLLYIGLPPWIHTKLGLVVLLVGYHFYCGRLRRQLEEGTCHWNGRLLRMFNEVPALLLVAIVFVVVLKDLLSWTVLLIVLVLLAISILVTIRWYARHRKSVAL
- the cysS gene encoding cysteine--tRNA ligase encodes the protein MSLRLTNSLSRQKEDFETVLPGHVGLYVCGPTVYGDPHLGHAKTYVSFDVIVRYLRFCGYTVTYIQNITDVGHLVGDEDDGADKVLQKAREINRQPMAIVEHYTCRHFAMMDRLQVQRPDISPRATGHIPEQLQLIETLLAQGKAYERNGSIYFDVSQDSEYGILSGRKGEDMLGGTRVAVRSEKKDPRDFALWKHAEPDHLMRWRDCLGQEGFPGWHTECVAMSTRYLGNAFDIHGGGMDLKFPHHECELAQARVLGHDYARYWLHANLLTINGQKMAKSLGNFITLEDAFQTNNPLVVRYFIVAGHYGSVLDFSDSALQGAETSLQRLQQTVRALQREVPTDFSAPGQHLQQYRERFCEAMDDDFSTPQALAILFELIHEVHRLLQQENTATEVFADALNLFQQLAGDVLGLLPETESITHSPELLEQTINLLLELRRDFRQQKDFVRADLIRQRLQELGIELQDSKDGTTWEIP